In Arthrobacter sp. SLBN-112, a genomic segment contains:
- a CDS encoding substrate-binding domain-containing protein, whose product MLSSKTPRQAAIRSLAIGAVLTVGAMSLSACGGNSSATGSTDGASSEKIGVSLIVKTTSNPFFVSMQDGAKKAAATDGVDLKLAAGKADGDEDTQIQAIENAISKGDKGILITPNGPSVVDALKKAKDAGLFVIALDTPPDPADAADITFATDNFAAGELIGKWTAAQLGGKKATIALIDLFDDKVVSVDYNRDQGFLTGLGIDTADKKKNGDEAKTGKYTGGKGGEYEIVGNHASQGAEDGGRTAMETLLSKNPNINVVYTINEPAAAGAFEALKSAGKEKDVLVVSVDGGCAGVNNVKSGVIGATAQQYPVKMAELGVKAIVELAKTGKKPENSPGLDFYNTGVELVTDKAADSVKSITTTDATQICWGK is encoded by the coding sequence ATGTTGAGTTCCAAGACCCCGCGGCAGGCCGCCATTCGTTCGCTCGCCATTGGTGCAGTCCTGACCGTGGGCGCCATGAGCCTCTCGGCCTGCGGAGGCAACTCTTCCGCAACCGGATCCACCGACGGTGCCTCGTCGGAAAAAATTGGTGTCTCTCTGATCGTGAAGACCACGTCGAACCCGTTCTTCGTCTCCATGCAGGACGGCGCGAAGAAGGCGGCCGCAACGGACGGCGTCGACCTCAAGCTTGCGGCCGGAAAAGCCGACGGAGACGAGGACACCCAGATCCAAGCGATTGAGAACGCCATCTCCAAGGGCGACAAAGGCATCCTGATCACGCCTAACGGTCCGTCCGTCGTCGATGCCCTGAAGAAAGCCAAGGACGCCGGCTTGTTCGTGATAGCCCTGGACACGCCGCCGGACCCCGCCGACGCCGCCGACATCACCTTCGCCACCGACAACTTCGCCGCCGGCGAGCTGATCGGCAAGTGGACCGCTGCCCAGCTTGGCGGCAAGAAGGCCACCATCGCGCTGATCGACCTCTTCGACGACAAGGTTGTCTCCGTTGATTACAACCGCGACCAAGGTTTCCTGACCGGCCTGGGCATCGACACCGCCGACAAGAAGAAGAACGGCGACGAAGCCAAGACCGGCAAGTACACCGGCGGCAAGGGTGGCGAGTACGAAATTGTTGGCAACCACGCCTCCCAGGGCGCCGAAGACGGCGGACGCACCGCCATGGAAACGCTGCTCTCCAAGAACCCGAACATCAACGTTGTCTACACCATCAACGAACCCGCAGCCGCCGGCGCCTTCGAAGCACTGAAGTCGGCCGGCAAGGAAAAGGACGTCCTGGTGGTTTCGGTCGACGGCGGTTGCGCCGGTGTGAACAACGTCAAGTCCGGCGTCATTGGCGCTACTGCCCAGCAGTACCCGGTAAAGATGGCCGAACTCGGAGTCAAGGCAATCGTGGAACTGGCCAAGACCGGCAAGAAGCCGGAAAACTCTCCGGGCCTCGACTTCTACAACACCGGCGTGGAACTGGTCACCGACAAGGCAGCTGACAGCGTCAAGAGCATTACGACCACGGACGCTACCCAGATCTGCTGGGGCAAGTAA
- the guaB gene encoding IMP dehydrogenase: MTEPEHNPFGFIGLTYDDVLLLPGHTDVIPSDADTSSRISKRISVQTPLLSAAMDTVTESRMAIAMARQGGLGVVHRNLSIADQADQVDRVKRSESGMITNPLTIRPEATLRELDDLCAHYRVSGLPVVDEDNRLLGIVTNRDTRFVPESDFPLRLVSDVMTKMPLVTGHVGISRDEASHKLATNKIEKLPLVDEQGRLKGLITTKDFTKAEQYPLATKDDEGRLRVGAAIGFFGDGWDRAMTLVDAGVDALFVDTANGHSQGVLDMIRRLKSDPVAAHVDIIGGQAATREGAQALIDAGADGIKVGVGPGSICTTRVVAGVGVPQITAIYESAKAAIPAGVPLIADGGLQYSGDIGKALVAGADTVMLGSLLAGCDESPGELIFVNGKQFKSYRGMGSLGAMQSRGKNTSYSKDRYFQADVSGDDKLIPEGIEGRVAYRGPLSSVAYQLVGGLRQTMFYTGAPTIPELKARGKFVRITSAGLKESHPHDIQMTVEAPNYGSR, encoded by the coding sequence ATGACCGAGCCCGAACACAATCCCTTTGGCTTCATTGGCCTGACCTACGACGACGTCCTGCTCCTGCCGGGCCACACCGACGTCATCCCTTCCGACGCTGACACCTCGTCGCGGATCTCCAAGCGGATCAGCGTGCAGACTCCGCTGCTGTCGGCCGCCATGGACACCGTCACCGAGTCCCGTATGGCCATCGCCATGGCCCGCCAGGGTGGCCTGGGCGTGGTGCACCGCAACCTCTCCATTGCCGACCAGGCGGACCAGGTCGACCGGGTCAAGCGGAGTGAGTCGGGAATGATCACCAACCCGCTGACCATCCGCCCCGAGGCCACGCTGCGTGAACTGGATGACCTCTGCGCCCACTACCGCGTTTCGGGCCTCCCCGTGGTGGACGAGGACAACCGCCTGCTGGGCATCGTCACCAACCGTGACACCCGCTTCGTGCCGGAGTCCGATTTCCCGCTGCGGCTGGTCAGTGACGTCATGACCAAGATGCCCCTGGTCACCGGTCACGTGGGCATCAGCCGGGACGAAGCCTCCCACAAGCTGGCCACCAACAAGATCGAAAAGCTCCCGCTCGTGGACGAGCAGGGCCGGCTCAAGGGCCTGATCACCACCAAGGACTTCACCAAGGCCGAGCAGTACCCGCTGGCCACCAAGGACGACGAAGGCCGCCTCCGCGTGGGTGCAGCCATCGGCTTCTTCGGGGACGGCTGGGACCGCGCCATGACCCTGGTGGACGCCGGTGTGGACGCCCTGTTCGTGGACACCGCCAACGGGCACTCCCAGGGTGTGCTGGACATGATCCGCAGGCTGAAGTCCGATCCTGTAGCCGCGCACGTGGACATCATCGGCGGCCAGGCTGCCACCCGCGAGGGCGCCCAGGCACTGATCGACGCCGGCGCCGACGGCATCAAGGTGGGCGTTGGGCCGGGCTCGATCTGCACCACCCGCGTTGTGGCCGGTGTGGGTGTTCCGCAGATCACCGCCATCTACGAGTCCGCCAAGGCTGCCATTCCGGCCGGCGTTCCCCTCATTGCCGACGGCGGCCTGCAGTACTCCGGCGACATCGGCAAGGCCCTGGTGGCCGGTGCCGACACCGTCATGCTCGGCTCCCTGCTCGCCGGCTGCGACGAATCCCCGGGCGAGCTGATCTTCGTCAACGGCAAGCAGTTCAAGTCCTACCGCGGCATGGGCTCCCTGGGTGCCATGCAGTCCCGCGGCAAGAACACGTCCTACTCCAAGGACCGTTACTTCCAGGCCGACGTCTCCGGCGACGACAAGCTGATCCCGGAAGGCATCGAAGGCCGTGTGGCGTACCGTGGACCGCTGTCCTCGGTCGCCTACCAGTTGGTGGGCGGTTTGCGCCAGACCATGTTCTACACCGGCGCTCCGACCATCCCTGAGCTGAAGGCGCGCGGCAAATTTGTGCGGATCACCTCCGCCGGGTTGAAGGAGTCGCACCCGCACGACATTCAGATGACGGTGGAAGCACCGAACTACGGTTCGCGCTGA
- a CDS encoding ABC transporter permease, whose protein sequence is MTQQQTAGPPVTGPTDLAEEFLDRQTPLGRIRNVLHRYPALSPAIVLLVAVVVFGLLNDRFLRFENLSLITQQVSVVGTLAIAQTLIILTAGIDLSVGAVMILASMVVAQLSVNNGMPAPLALLAGLVVGLGAGALNGFLVTRFKLPPFIVTLGTLNIFIALTLLYSGGSTVRGSSMPGLLTWMGSTFPVGPVRISTGVLMMLLLYVAIAFILGKTAWGRHVYAVGDDKEAARLAGIPVNRVLMSVYLAAGAVLAMGAWIQIGRTNAASPNAGVDLNLDSITAVVIGGTSLFGGRGSVWGSLLGALIVGVFRNGLSLAGLDVLFQTLAVGVLIIIAVSIDQWIRKVKS, encoded by the coding sequence ATGACCCAGCAACAAACCGCAGGGCCGCCGGTTACCGGGCCCACCGACTTGGCCGAGGAATTCCTCGATCGCCAAACTCCCCTTGGCCGCATCCGCAATGTGCTGCACCGCTACCCGGCACTGAGCCCGGCGATCGTGCTGCTGGTCGCGGTGGTGGTGTTTGGCCTCCTCAACGACCGCTTCCTGCGGTTCGAGAACCTTTCCCTGATCACCCAGCAGGTTTCCGTCGTCGGAACCCTGGCCATCGCGCAAACACTCATCATCCTCACTGCGGGCATCGACCTGTCCGTGGGCGCGGTGATGATTCTGGCCTCCATGGTGGTGGCCCAACTGTCGGTGAACAACGGGATGCCGGCGCCGCTGGCGCTGCTGGCGGGACTCGTTGTCGGGCTCGGCGCCGGGGCGCTCAACGGCTTCCTGGTGACACGGTTCAAACTCCCACCGTTCATCGTCACGCTGGGAACATTGAACATCTTCATCGCCCTGACCCTGCTGTACTCCGGCGGCTCCACCGTCCGTGGCTCCAGCATGCCGGGTCTGCTCACCTGGATGGGCAGCACCTTCCCGGTGGGCCCGGTCAGGATCTCCACGGGCGTGCTGATGATGCTCCTGCTGTATGTTGCGATCGCATTCATCCTGGGCAAGACCGCTTGGGGACGCCACGTTTACGCAGTCGGCGATGACAAGGAAGCGGCCCGCCTGGCGGGCATCCCCGTGAACCGCGTCCTGATGAGCGTGTATCTGGCAGCGGGCGCCGTCCTCGCAATGGGCGCGTGGATCCAGATCGGGCGCACCAACGCAGCAAGCCCCAATGCGGGTGTGGACCTGAACCTGGACTCCATCACCGCCGTCGTGATCGGTGGAACCAGCCTCTTCGGCGGCCGCGGTTCAGTCTGGGGCTCCCTCCTCGGTGCCCTGATCGTGGGCGTCTTCCGCAACGGGCTTTCCCTGGCCGGCCTGGACGTACTGTTCCAGACGCTTGCCGTCGGCGTCCTCATCATCATCGCTGTGTCGATCGACCAGTGGATCCGAAAGGTGAAGTCATGA
- a CDS encoding acyltransferase family protein, with the protein MTGIRTAPATAGTVPSRNRKPTFRPEVQGLRALAVLMVVAYHVWLGRVSGGVDIFLLISAFLLTLSFVRKAESGQPFRLMAHWLHLFKRLLPAAVVVILGVLAGTWLILPQGRWPQVLDQAWASLLYSQNWLLADAAVDYYAQDHAGASPLQHFWSLSIQGQVFILWPLIFAATAALLRAVRRIPRLERTTYRGFLAVVFGSLFAASLAYSIDQTATNQAYAYFDTGARLWEFALGSLLALALPYLRPGRALRVVLGWAGLAGMVSCGLLLTVDRSFPGYVALWPTLAAAAIIVAGQSGSRFGVDRLLSSRPAVALGDNSYALYLWHWPVLVLALAATGVEAPNLKQGLGIVAAAVVLAILTTRFVEKPLRDWHWPKLRAWRTAVVIVACGALLAGPVAVWQTSLTAEESATAAQPRELTPGALALTPENENLPAPRARTIPGPTALDNDWAGIDSRCTGSNATSDPILEGCRQEIPEEPATKRIVVLGDSHAQQYLAALAPVAAARGWELVTLLMPACRFGAESDARNAECNAYNRASSAYVLEHLPDAVFTVATLTHEEAPFETEVPGYLQGVAPFANAGIEIVGIRDNPRFTFNMPQCAQRHGADAPACNPALAESLVEPSPLENYRGKVPGLHLMDMSDFICARGVCPAVVGNVYVYKDDNHLTRTYVETMIPMFEQRLLAATGWS; encoded by the coding sequence ATGACGGGGATCCGGACGGCACCGGCAACGGCGGGAACCGTCCCCAGCCGCAACCGCAAACCGACCTTCCGGCCCGAGGTCCAGGGACTCCGGGCCCTGGCTGTCCTCATGGTTGTGGCCTACCACGTCTGGCTGGGCCGCGTGTCCGGCGGTGTGGACATCTTCCTGCTGATCTCCGCCTTTCTGCTCACGCTCTCCTTCGTCCGCAAAGCAGAGTCCGGCCAGCCCTTCCGGCTGATGGCGCACTGGCTGCACCTCTTCAAGCGCCTGCTGCCGGCCGCCGTCGTCGTGATCCTCGGGGTGCTGGCCGGCACCTGGCTGATCCTGCCCCAAGGCCGCTGGCCGCAGGTCCTGGACCAAGCCTGGGCATCGCTGTTGTATAGCCAGAACTGGCTGCTGGCAGACGCCGCGGTGGACTATTACGCACAGGACCATGCCGGAGCCAGCCCGCTGCAGCACTTCTGGTCGTTGTCCATCCAGGGGCAGGTCTTCATCCTCTGGCCGCTCATTTTCGCCGCCACCGCCGCGCTCCTGCGGGCCGTCCGCCGGATTCCCCGGCTGGAGCGCACCACCTACCGGGGATTTCTGGCTGTGGTTTTCGGCTCGTTGTTCGCCGCGTCCCTGGCCTATTCCATTGACCAGACCGCCACCAACCAGGCCTACGCATACTTCGATACCGGCGCCAGGCTCTGGGAGTTTGCCCTCGGGTCCCTGCTGGCGCTCGCGTTGCCGTACCTCAGGCCCGGCCGCGCGCTGAGGGTGGTCCTGGGCTGGGCGGGGCTCGCAGGCATGGTGTCATGCGGGTTGCTCCTCACGGTCGACAGGTCCTTTCCCGGCTACGTGGCCCTCTGGCCCACGCTGGCTGCCGCCGCCATCATCGTCGCCGGGCAGTCCGGCAGTCGCTTCGGCGTGGACAGGCTCCTGAGCAGCAGGCCGGCCGTCGCCCTGGGCGACAACTCCTACGCGCTTTACCTCTGGCACTGGCCGGTCCTGGTGCTGGCGCTGGCGGCCACGGGGGTGGAGGCGCCGAACCTCAAGCAGGGCCTCGGCATCGTAGCCGCCGCCGTCGTGCTTGCCATCCTTACCACCCGCTTCGTGGAGAAGCCGTTGCGGGACTGGCACTGGCCCAAGCTCCGCGCCTGGCGTACCGCCGTCGTCATTGTTGCCTGTGGTGCCCTGCTGGCCGGTCCCGTGGCCGTGTGGCAGACATCGCTCACTGCGGAGGAAAGCGCGACGGCGGCACAACCCCGCGAGCTCACGCCGGGTGCGCTGGCGCTCACCCCGGAGAACGAAAACTTGCCGGCTCCGCGCGCGAGGACCATCCCCGGGCCAACGGCATTGGACAACGACTGGGCCGGGATCGACTCGCGCTGCACAGGTTCGAACGCCACCAGCGACCCAATCCTCGAGGGGTGCCGGCAGGAGATTCCGGAGGAACCAGCCACCAAACGCATCGTGGTGCTGGGGGATTCGCATGCCCAGCAGTACCTCGCCGCGCTGGCCCCGGTGGCGGCTGCACGCGGCTGGGAACTGGTGACACTGCTGATGCCCGCATGCCGGTTCGGCGCGGAATCGGACGCCCGGAACGCCGAATGCAACGCCTACAACAGGGCCAGCTCCGCCTACGTCCTGGAACACCTTCCGGACGCTGTCTTCACGGTGGCGACGCTGACCCACGAAGAAGCCCCGTTCGAAACGGAGGTCCCCGGCTACCTTCAGGGAGTCGCTCCGTTTGCCAACGCGGGAATCGAGATCGTGGGCATCCGGGACAACCCCCGGTTCACGTTCAACATGCCCCAATGCGCACAACGCCATGGCGCGGACGCGCCGGCCTGCAATCCGGCACTGGCCGAGTCCCTCGTTGAGCCGTCGCCGCTGGAAAACTACCGCGGCAAGGTGCCGGGCCTGCACCTGATGGACATGAGCGACTTCATCTGCGCCCGGGGCGTCTGCCCAGCCGTGGTGGGTAACGTCTACGTCTACAAGGACGACAACCACCTGACCCGGACGTACGTGGAAACCATGATCCCCATGTTCGAGCAGCGACTACTGGCGGCAACAGGATGGAGCTGA
- a CDS encoding ABC transporter ATP-binding protein — MPPSRHPAELSPKREPQRRLAIRPYARAVAQVLRVSFRASPGAVIMKVLGSLISAVLPLVTTYFASLTTTALAAAYAGDAGAGRLAIVYVVVTAALGLFWGAFNSVDRYIQQLMSFKVGAIVGDQMYERFLALEFWRYDDKETVDLYDRAKRFSDSYARVLDRIAAIFTQLVSVILAIGALLLVSWWIAVIVLVAIVPSVYLQFKLSREQIAHWNTQVDSRRQRRMIETNLLRPQHIAEMRLYGIVGFLMDLRSRLRDADERRRLDYQRRYIPRQLAADALQYGAEVVSLIWVVGQVIVRAQPVGQFLYVQQIVSRALSTANNLVSSLSSIDEDLANLTDYETFMGMPVHSEHAPPLLEAPQEVELKDIRFTYTGSDIEVIRGISLTIRRGQHIAIVGENGAGKSTLIRILAGLYSPDSGQVLLDGVDLAAVDVTSWHRHLAVLSQEFLKYEFATAAENIYFGDVDSRRDESRIRRAAADAEALEFINKLPNGLDNHVSNWMEDPRGRKGSGLSGGQWQRLAMARNFYRDASFMVMDEPTSAIDALAEHRIFTRLFADRSSTIIAISHRLATIEKADVVYMLEDGRIVEQGTHKELVALRGRYFRMFESQLTVEEPTGI; from the coding sequence ATGCCTCCATCACGCCATCCGGCGGAACTGAGTCCCAAGCGGGAACCCCAACGGCGGCTTGCCATACGGCCCTACGCCCGCGCGGTTGCCCAGGTCCTGCGGGTCAGTTTCCGGGCGTCCCCGGGCGCGGTGATCATGAAGGTGCTCGGCTCGCTGATTTCGGCCGTCCTTCCCCTGGTCACCACCTATTTTGCGTCCCTCACCACCACAGCACTGGCGGCGGCATATGCCGGCGACGCCGGAGCGGGGCGCCTTGCGATCGTCTACGTCGTAGTCACCGCTGCCCTGGGACTCTTTTGGGGCGCCTTCAACAGCGTTGACCGCTACATCCAGCAACTCATGAGCTTCAAGGTGGGCGCCATCGTGGGCGACCAGATGTACGAGCGCTTCCTTGCGCTGGAATTCTGGCGCTACGACGACAAGGAAACCGTGGACCTCTACGACCGGGCCAAGAGGTTCTCGGATTCGTACGCCCGCGTCCTGGACCGGATTGCCGCGATCTTCACGCAGCTGGTCTCGGTCATCCTGGCTATCGGTGCCCTGCTGCTGGTCAGCTGGTGGATCGCCGTCATCGTGCTGGTGGCCATCGTGCCCAGTGTGTACCTGCAGTTCAAGCTCTCCAGGGAGCAGATTGCGCACTGGAACACACAGGTGGATTCACGCCGCCAGCGGCGCATGATCGAAACCAACCTGCTTCGCCCGCAGCACATCGCAGAGATGCGGCTCTACGGCATTGTCGGCTTCCTCATGGACCTTCGTTCCCGCCTGCGCGACGCGGACGAGCGGCGGCGGCTCGATTACCAGCGGCGCTACATCCCCAGGCAACTGGCCGCGGACGCACTGCAATACGGTGCCGAGGTGGTCTCGCTGATCTGGGTGGTGGGACAGGTCATCGTCCGGGCCCAGCCCGTGGGCCAGTTCCTCTACGTCCAGCAGATCGTCAGCCGTGCTTTGTCCACCGCCAACAATTTGGTGTCCTCCCTAAGTTCCATTGACGAAGACCTGGCCAACCTCACGGACTACGAGACCTTCATGGGAATGCCCGTGCACTCGGAACATGCACCGCCGCTGTTGGAGGCCCCGCAGGAAGTTGAACTGAAGGACATCCGGTTTACGTACACGGGCAGCGATATCGAGGTCATCCGTGGCATCAGCCTCACCATCAGGCGGGGCCAGCACATCGCCATCGTGGGGGAAAACGGCGCCGGCAAGTCCACGCTGATCCGCATCCTCGCCGGCCTCTACAGCCCGGACTCCGGACAGGTGCTGCTCGACGGCGTGGATCTCGCCGCCGTCGATGTCACCTCCTGGCACCGGCACCTGGCAGTCCTCAGCCAGGAGTTCCTCAAATATGAGTTCGCCACGGCCGCGGAGAACATCTACTTCGGTGACGTCGACAGCCGGCGCGACGAGAGCCGCATCCGGCGGGCGGCAGCAGACGCCGAAGCTTTGGAGTTCATCAACAAGCTGCCCAACGGCCTGGACAACCACGTCAGCAACTGGATGGAAGACCCGCGCGGGCGTAAGGGCAGCGGCCTCTCCGGCGGCCAATGGCAACGGCTGGCCATGGCCAGGAACTTCTACCGTGACGCATCATTCATGGTGATGGACGAACCCACGTCCGCCATCGACGCCCTTGCCGAGCACAGGATCTTCACGCGCCTTTTCGCGGACCGCAGCAGCACCATCATTGCCATCAGCCATCGGCTGGCCACCATCGAGAAGGCCGACGTCGTGTACATGCTGGAGGACGGCAGGATCGTCGAGCAGGGCACGCACAAAGAACTGGTGGCCCTGCGCGGCAGGTACTTCAGGATGTTTGAATCCCAGTTGACTGTCGAGGAACCCACCGGAATCTAG
- a CDS encoding LacI family DNA-binding transcriptional regulator encodes MRHVAALAGVGIKTVSRVMNDEPGVSAATRQRVLGASQQLNYQLDMAAGSLRRAGRKTLSIGLLLPSVANPFSSEIHRALEDALAERGIAVFAASLDDDAEREKALVGAFLGRRVDGMVLTPIARSQAYVIPEHSRDLPLVFIDREPAGIEADAVVTDNAAGSARAAAHLLKHGHTKLAYLGDRPDIQTARDRRRGFVEELGRAGVATASVPLRDGLHDEESARLAAHELLASDNPPTAIFSSQNLVTFGVMRALRERGASHRVALVGFDDFTLADMMEPGITVIAQHPDRIGKLAAERLLARMDGDDSAPRTYVVPSELIVRGSGELPPSN; translated from the coding sequence ATGCGCCATGTGGCAGCCTTGGCTGGCGTCGGGATCAAGACTGTTTCCCGGGTGATGAATGACGAGCCCGGCGTTTCCGCGGCGACGCGCCAGCGTGTCCTGGGAGCTTCCCAGCAGTTGAACTACCAACTGGACATGGCAGCGGGGAGCCTGCGCCGCGCCGGCCGAAAGACCTTGTCCATCGGGTTGCTGCTGCCCAGCGTTGCCAACCCTTTCAGCAGCGAAATCCATCGCGCACTGGAAGACGCCCTCGCCGAGCGCGGAATCGCCGTGTTTGCTGCAAGCCTCGACGACGACGCCGAGCGGGAGAAAGCCCTGGTGGGAGCGTTCCTCGGGCGCAGGGTGGATGGAATGGTCCTGACACCCATTGCCAGGAGCCAGGCCTACGTGATCCCCGAGCACTCGCGGGACCTGCCCCTCGTCTTCATCGACCGCGAGCCGGCCGGAATCGAGGCCGACGCCGTGGTAACTGACAACGCTGCCGGCTCTGCCCGTGCTGCGGCCCACCTCCTCAAGCACGGCCATACGAAACTTGCCTACCTGGGGGACCGCCCTGATATCCAGACTGCCCGCGATCGCCGCAGGGGCTTCGTGGAGGAACTCGGCAGGGCCGGCGTTGCCACGGCTTCTGTTCCGCTTCGCGATGGCCTGCACGACGAAGAATCAGCGCGGCTCGCTGCCCACGAACTCCTTGCGTCCGACAACCCGCCTACTGCCATCTTCTCCAGCCAGAACCTCGTGACGTTCGGCGTTATGAGGGCACTGCGTGAAAGGGGAGCCAGCCACCGGGTGGCGTTGGTGGGCTTCGACGACTTCACGCTCGCCGACATGATGGAACCGGGCATTACCGTCATTGCACAGCATCCTGACCGGATCGGGAAACTCGCCGCTGAGCGGTTGCTCGCCCGCATGGACGGCGACGACAGCGCCCCCCGGACGTATGTCGTCCCCTCGGAACTGATCGTGCGCGGCTCGGGCGAGCTGCCGCCCTCGAACTGA
- a CDS encoding DUF389 domain-containing protein: MIVQLRICVPGELSEVTLKACRDQVGTAGVALISSASVVPPGDVIEVQIARESVEELLEKLEVLKIGDVGSVAMTTPEFVLSRNADRAEHAAPGDGADAMIWDDVTGQTGEDSRLTWNFLAFLVLATQLAGIGIVTDSPIAIVGAMAVGPEFGPLAALAVSLATRQWKLGRRAAIALGVGFPVAMLLAALTAWLSIPLGLFPRDALDKGSAVEFIYHPGPYSLIVAILAGFAGMLSIIGRRSAALIGVFISVTTVPAAGYVAVALVLGEFPKAAGSALQLLLNLVGIVAAAVAVLLFYRVVAKRRPAAAARNLRRQRSGTRD, from the coding sequence GTGATCGTCCAATTGCGGATTTGCGTGCCCGGAGAATTGTCCGAGGTGACGTTGAAGGCCTGCCGGGACCAGGTGGGAACTGCGGGTGTCGCATTGATCTCCAGCGCGTCCGTGGTACCGCCGGGTGACGTCATCGAGGTCCAGATCGCCAGGGAGTCTGTGGAGGAACTCCTGGAGAAGCTTGAGGTCCTGAAGATCGGCGACGTGGGCTCCGTTGCCATGACCACGCCGGAATTCGTCCTGTCCAGGAATGCTGACCGGGCGGAGCACGCCGCACCGGGGGACGGTGCGGACGCGATGATCTGGGACGACGTGACGGGGCAAACTGGCGAGGATTCCAGGCTCACGTGGAACTTCCTCGCCTTCCTGGTGCTGGCAACGCAGCTCGCCGGAATCGGCATTGTGACCGATTCCCCCATCGCGATTGTGGGTGCCATGGCGGTGGGACCCGAGTTCGGGCCGCTGGCCGCCCTGGCCGTTTCGCTTGCCACCCGGCAGTGGAAGCTTGGCCGCCGCGCAGCCATTGCCCTGGGCGTCGGGTTTCCGGTCGCCATGCTTCTGGCGGCTTTGACGGCCTGGCTGTCGATCCCGCTGGGCCTCTTCCCCCGCGATGCCCTGGACAAGGGATCCGCCGTCGAATTCATCTACCATCCCGGCCCCTATTCATTGATCGTTGCCATCCTGGCGGGATTCGCGGGAATGCTGTCGATCATTGGCCGGCGGTCCGCGGCACTGATCGGGGTCTTCATCTCCGTGACCACCGTGCCGGCGGCCGGATATGTGGCGGTGGCTTTGGTCCTGGGTGAGTTCCCGAAGGCGGCTGGCTCGGCCCTGCAGTTGTTGCTGAACCTCGTGGGCATCGTCGCGGCCGCCGTCGCGGTCCTTCTTTTCTACCGGGTGGTGGCCAAGCGGCGGCCCGCGGCAGCGGCACGGAACTTGAGGCGGCAGCGCAGCGGCACCCGCGACTGA
- a CDS encoding antibiotic biosynthesis monooxygenase yields MAKTLYAEFTVKPGSEERVAEMMRELTERVRREPGNEHFLPYTRESNPREYFVFEVYRDDDAFQEHITADYGATFNAELARHIEEDGSVLTWLQPAD; encoded by the coding sequence ATGGCCAAAACACTGTATGCAGAATTCACCGTCAAGCCCGGAAGCGAAGAACGCGTCGCGGAGATGATGCGGGAACTGACTGAGCGCGTGCGCCGCGAGCCGGGCAACGAACATTTCCTCCCCTATACCCGGGAGTCCAACCCGCGTGAATACTTCGTGTTCGAGGTGTACCGGGACGACGACGCTTTCCAGGAGCACATCACCGCCGACTACGGAGCCACATTCAATGCCGAGCTGGCACGGCACATCGAAGAGGACGGCTCGGTCCTGACCTGGCTGCAACCGGCGGACTAG
- a CDS encoding carbohydrate kinase, with protein sequence MSYTNGSGASTSTPDVIVVGEALVDVVSTSEGTMEHPGGSPANVAYGLARLGVRTSLLTSIGDDERGALIERHLGSAGVALLPGSKSPGRTASATATVGADGSASYEFDVSWELPPVHPAHFPKVLHTGSIASFLAPGAGSVKSLLERAHRECLVSYDPNIRPALLGSHAEALAVFEDLAPLADVLKLSDEDARWLYPGLTFEDAAARILELGAGLAVITMGSAGSLLATPATRVQIPSVQTVVADTIGAGDSYMAALIYGLLCRSTDGLAPSVLETLGRTASKAAAITVSRPGANPPTLEELTSELQPAV encoded by the coding sequence ATGTCCTACACCAATGGCTCCGGCGCCAGCACCTCCACTCCCGATGTCATCGTGGTTGGCGAAGCACTCGTCGACGTCGTCAGCACCTCCGAAGGCACGATGGAGCACCCCGGCGGTTCCCCGGCCAACGTGGCATACGGGCTGGCACGGTTGGGTGTGCGAACCAGCCTCCTGACCTCAATCGGCGACGACGAACGCGGCGCTCTGATCGAGCGTCACCTGGGCAGCGCCGGAGTTGCACTGCTGCCAGGGTCAAAATCACCGGGCCGCACGGCGTCCGCCACCGCCACGGTGGGCGCGGACGGGTCCGCCAGCTACGAGTTCGATGTTTCCTGGGAGCTGCCGCCGGTGCACCCCGCCCACTTCCCCAAGGTGCTGCACACCGGCTCGATCGCCAGCTTCCTGGCGCCGGGAGCCGGTTCCGTCAAGAGCCTCCTGGAACGGGCGCACCGTGAATGCCTGGTTTCCTACGATCCCAATATCCGCCCCGCACTCTTGGGCAGCCACGCGGAGGCGCTCGCTGTTTTCGAAGACCTGGCTCCCCTGGCGGACGTGCTGAAGCTTAGCGACGAGGATGCCCGGTGGCTCTACCCGGGTCTGACGTTCGAGGACGCCGCGGCGCGGATCCTGGAACTTGGCGCGGGCCTGGCTGTGATCACCATGGGTTCGGCCGGCTCGCTGCTCGCAACACCGGCCACACGGGTGCAGATTCCGTCCGTTCAAACGGTAGTGGCGGACACCATCGGGGCCGGCGATTCCTATATGGCAGCCCTGATTTACGGCCTGCTCTGCCGAAGCACCGATGGCTTGGCGCCCTCCGTCCTGGAAACCTTGGGCAGGACAGCATCGAAGGCTGCGGCGATCACGGTCAGCCGGCCGGGCGCCAATCCTCCAACCCTCGAGGAGCTTACGTCGGAACTGCAGCCGGCGGTATAG